A genomic window from Elaeis guineensis isolate ETL-2024a chromosome 3, EG11, whole genome shotgun sequence includes:
- the LOC105041349 gene encoding uncharacterized protein codes for MDSQRSSGASLARTPSSLLHSSPQSLSTLAEEDNDEEKPPRPRPSPSFTPLLLSLPFFLLLFLYFKKESFFSENLLLASAAISVASVIALRWKVLSVGRTTRGSGSVQWFISDEDRILRKGKGSIGRIVREGVEFYSNGDVYEGEFHMGRCNGSGVYSFRGKARYEGDWVDGKYDGYGVESWTRGSRYRGHYRQGLRHGFGVYQFYNGDSYAGEWLGGQSHGSGVQTCSDGSCYVGEFMCGVKHGLGCYHFRNGDRYSGEYFGDKIHGFGVYHFASDHCYVGSWHEGWRQGFGTYTFRNGEMRSGEWDCGVLKISLPPSDPAVQRAVQAARKAAENVIILARVDELVNKAVAAANRAAIAARVAAVKAVQNQMDAKLCYTNHKCVRLCLI; via the exons ATGGATTCCCAAAGGAGCTCAGGGGCCAGTCTAGCTCGGACTCCTTCTTCCCTCCTCCACTCCTCCCCCCAGAGCCTCTCCACCTTGGCCGAAGAGGACAATGACGAGGAGAAGCCACCCCGGCCCCGCCCCTCACCATCCTTCACACCTCTCCTCCtatccctccccttcttccttctcctcttcctctactTCAAAAAGGAGTCTTTTTTCTCCGAGAACCTCCTCCTTGCCTCCGCCGCCATCTCCGTCGCCTCCGTGATCGCCCTCCGATGGAAAGTTCTCAGCGTTGGCCGCACCACCCGGGGGAGTGGGTCGGTCCAGTGGTTTATCAGCGATGAAGATAGGATTTTGAGGAAGGGGAAGGGGAGCATTGGGAGGATAGTGAGGGAAGGAGTGGAGTTTTATAGCAATGGGGATGTATATGAGGGGGAGTTCCACATGGGGAGGTGTAATGGGAGCGGCGTGTATAGTTTCCGTGGGAAGGCAAGGTATGAGGGGGATTGGGTTGATGGGAAGTATGATGGGTATGGGGTGGAGAGCTGGACAAGGGGGAGTCGATACAGGGGACACTACCGGCAGGGTCTGCGGCATGGGTTTGGAGTGTATCAGTTCTACAATGGAGATAGCTATGCTGGGGAGTGGCTCGGTGGGCAGAGCCATGGGAGTGGAGTGCAGACTTGCTCTGATGGGAGCTGCTATGTGGGGGAATTCATGTGTGGAGTTAAGCATGGGCTCGGGTGCTACCATTTCAG GAATGGTGACAGATATAGTGGTGAGTACTTCGGAGACAAAATCCATGGTTTCGGAGTCTATCACTTTGCTAGTGACCACTGCTATGTGGGCTCATGGCATGAAGGCTGGAGACAAGGTTTCGGAACATACACATTCCGAAATGGTGAAATGAGATCAGGGGAGTGGGATTGTGGTGTTTTAAAGATCTCCCTCCCCCCATCAGATCCTGCTGTCCAACGAGCTGTTCAG GCTGCAAGAAAGGCTGCAGAGAATGTTATCATCCTTGCCCGGGTAGATGAGCTGGTAAATAAGGCGGTCGCCGCTGCAAATAGAGCAGCCATTGCTGCTAGAGTTGCTGCGGTCAAAGCCGTCCAGAACCAAATGGATGCAAAGTTGTGTTACACGAATCACAAATGTGTGAGGTTATGCCTCATTTAA
- the LOC105041348 gene encoding uncharacterized protein: MVVASGSNSNSWAKEISIRRRIANIYNKREEDFPSLREYNDYLEEVEDMTYNLVEGIDVAAIEAKIAKYQEENAEQIINAQARKAEELAAALRANKGNSVQADPTDVGAGPSSQGVGMQGQYAPAAVPGGGLAQPRPTGMAPVDPLQGYAAEGEEAKKLREERGARAGGWTIELSKRRAIEEAFSSIWI, from the exons ATGGTGGTGGCGTCAGGGAGCAACTCCAACTCCTGGGCCAAAGAGATATCCATCCGAAGGAGGATCGCCAACAT ATATAACAAACGAGAAGAGGACTTTCCATCACTCAGAGAGTACAATGATTATTTGGAAGAAGTTGAAGATATGA CTTACAACTTAGTTGAGGGAATAGATGTTGCTGCAATTGAAGCCAAGATTGCAAAATACCAAGAAGAAAACGCTGAACAAATAATCAATGCCCAAGCTCGTAAG GCTGAAGAATTAGCAGCAGCTCTAAGAGCAAACAAAGGGAATTCTGTACAGGCTGATCCCACTGATGTG GGTGCTGGACCAAGCTCTCAAGGGGTTGGCATGCAAGGGCAATATGCCCCAGCCGCTGTCCCTGGCGGTGGTCTTGCACAGCCGCGCCCCACTGGAATGGCTCCAGTCGATCCCCTGCAGGGGTATGCAGCCGAGGGCGAGGAGGCAAAGAAGCTACGAGAGGAGAGAGGGGCCAGAGCTGGAGGATGGACCATTGAATTGAGCAAAAGGAGGGCCATTGAGGAAGCATTCAGCAGCATATGGATATGA